The window ATTCTGTAGTATTGATACACACAAGTCAATGATATGCATGACTTGCTTCATTCTGCACACCTAAATCAGACAATGCAAAGCTGTTTAATCCTGAAAATTCTAAAAAAccttcaaaatgtttttgttttggtacTTCTCACCCTATAATGATGTCCTGTAGTGtataaaacccagaaaattttaaatcacTATTtaatgtatatatgtgtgtatgtatgtatatacacacaacATTAACATGTCCAAGCAACCACAGAGAATATTCTTCAAAACCAAGAACATTTAGGCATACTACATACAAATCGACTTGAAGTCCAGAATTGAAAATCTAAAATTAAGCTTCTGTTTCAGAATTACACCAGCCAAGAAGGAACTTACTTAAACATAAATGTTGAATATCAACTTGAAGCCGTTCAAATACAGAATCTTTCCTTTTATGTTTTCCATCCACCTGTGTAAAGAGAACAAGATCATCAAGTAGGGCTAGCCTCTAATAATAATTCTGCTTCAGGTTATAATGCAAAACTGTCTTCCTGTCAAGTCAACACCTGCACATTTCCAACATCAGACATCAggattttttcctgataatgttttcatttgggAAGTGTGAAATATAAGCAATCATGCTtccaaaacttttaaaattgaaaggctttgttatttttgaagataaaaagcaaatacGAACAGGTTCAGTAACAACAGTTTAAAAAGTTATACCCTGTTAATGTGACAGCATCCTCTCTTACTTTGAATCTTGTTGTTGCCCTTTCCACAAGCAAAAACTGAATGTTTTCAGTGTTCTGTAATGCAGCATCAACCCAGTGAGACAGCTTTCCTCGCCCAGCTCCAAACTCAACAAAACATCTTCCTGGACCaagtaaatgtaatttttccatATTACCTAAAATAGAAGCCTACAAACATCCACACATTATTTACAAACCAAGCAAATATATACACTATGTATTGTAATACCTGAGAGAAAAATGATTACTTCACCAAAGTGCACAAGACTTTTACAATTCTTCCATTCCATGAGGGATTAGGGAAAAGATCTTGTGTTTACAGAGGAAAGGGATTATATGGCTAGTTGGCATCACCCTGCCCTTCTCCCACTGATCATAGAACTCCACCCGGAAGTTTCTGGAATGGATTTTTGGGATGAGGTACGCATTATAGTATCTTCTCTGCTGATTCTTAAAGTGGCCATCCAAAATACAGGTACTGTACTAGATTTTCTGTGAAGTATCAGTGCCTGCAGGgccttctccctctgctgcagttACATGTTTTGTAAAACATAGGAAAGTAGAGCTCAGGAAGAAAGTACAGGAAACagacttttcttgtttttaaatttttcttctttctacaGTATGCAATCCATCTCCCTTGAAATTCCTCCTATTCaatatacattaaaaagcagaaggtaAACTCAGgctctcaaattatttttatgcatcCATTACAAAACCATGAAATCCAGGACCAGcttcacagaaaaagtaaaaaattccttttactTCTGAGCAAATACaacattttcccttttgtaGCTCAGATTTATTATGAGCTAATGTAAAATAAGACTATATAagtaaaaattcagaagaaCACCACACAATTTGCAATTTATTTCAATATCCTAATAAAAATTTGTTACTAACACTCAACAAAACAGCCTTTCTAAGGTTATATTTCTGCTACTATTTGAAAAGCATAAAATTATACAGCATAACACATTTCCTCTCTATGAAGTAATTAGCATTATGCAGGCACAGTTGCTCAAATTTGCAGGAGCAGAATTCCACATGTCTAAAAACCTCTGTAGCTGTTAGTAAAGCAGTGGCCATACCTGCTGCTTCAGGTGTTTGAAAGCAGATTCCCCGTTCTTTGGGTCATTTAAGGCTTCTTGTACAGCATGGTGGGACAGTATTTGTTCCTTAAGGCAAAGTTCCAGGCCTGCATGCAAATGCAAAACTCCTGAGAACTGGAAACCTAAGAGTTTCTGGTCTTGTCACACACAGATTGCAATAGTCAGACATGAGCTCAATTTGTAGAGCTAACAAAATAGCCTGTTTGGAGCATAAATCTATCATTGTATGTTTATaacagagctgggaaaggaaaTAAGCTATATGAACTAAATAGCAGTGTTTTAACATTCTCTCAATCTAGTTTATTCTTCTGAGTAAAATTTAGTTTTGGAGGATTGCCTGCATCTTGCTGATAATTATTTCATATCTGTTTAGTGCCAAATATCTCACAATTTCACAGAtatttaacaacaaaaatatcaattaattatttcatcaaTTCCATTTAAAGTATCTTATTCTCAGTATTAAATAAGCTCACCAGTACTTGCTTTTTTCAACTTCAGAATTAAGTTCTCCAGCTCTTCTTTGGACAGCGAAGAGATAGGTaccttttaaaggaaaaaaaaaagtgatgtctataaatacaagacttttttatttttgttagttCTTTAGTCATATGATAAATTGCAACATGTTATGTAGGGACTAAGCTTGCAAACAAATAATTGTACTCACTTGTTTTTCTGGTATTTCTGCTACGTCTTTTAAACCTGCATTAATATCTTGAACAAAGtagacctttaaaaataaaaagaaatctgattCTGTTAATTATCAGGAAGCAAAACGCTAAATTTGTCAATGTTTTTTATCATAAGGTACATAGCAATAGGAATCCACTGCAAAAGAATATACTccaagtattttgttttctatagTGTGATCCTGAATCCCCAGCAGAAATTACTGTTCTGACACATTTTGATAAGATTTAACACATTGATAAGGTAAGTTGTCAGTGCTTACTAGACTGATTCCAGAGACCATTTTAAGGTTTCCCAGGTAATTCTAAAGGTTCAATAGTGATAAGGCAGACAATAAAGAAGCCATCTACAGTTTTCTTGAAACAACTGTTGAGACATATATCCCATTCCTTCCCTTGGCACTGGCTGCAACAGTCAGTGTAGCTTTCCGTAACTCATGGCTAACTTGGGAGGCACAGGCAGTTGGCTAGGGCAGCAGACTGCCAGAGGTAGGAAAATACCCAGAGCCTCTTTGTTAGCTTTACTTTCTGAGGACAACCCCCCACCAAGCCTCTAAGATGAATGGCATTATGAGACTGATCTTAGAGAACATTCATGAGAAAGATTAATTAAGATTTTTAGTTTGTAACTAAGAGAATTAAAAAGTTGTTCAGAACTACAGTGAGAAGGGACAGAGATGAGGCTCGAATGTGATTTCCATTTCAGCAAGTACTTACGCAGCTTCCATACTGCCCTTACTGTAGCACTTGCTAGgactgctgccctccagcccacAGCTGCTGTCGGCACAAGAAGCTTTCTGCAGACCTGTAATGTTTAGGGCCTTAAATCTGAGTGGAAATAGTGCTGAATTTACACTGCACTTACTGGCTTTGGCTTCTCTcttgaattacatttttttaaatgcttttgtaGTTGGTCTTCATATACAGTACTaaaacccaaacagaaagaaaagtaagtAACAGCATTTATCATGTGAAGTCTGACAAAGAATAGAAGAAGCATTTACATATGCTTACTGTTTTGGATCAAGTGGGCATGGaattctttttctgtcattttcttcctagttatgaaagaaaaagtttagACAACACTTCAGCATGCATTCAGTGTTCCCGTTTTAGAAAAGCTGTTGAAGAACATCCACGTTTCATAAAACATCTATTCTGAGATAGGTGAGTTAGCCAGAATGGAAACATTTGGACAATAATACTTAGATCTAAACGAATAGTGCACTGGCAGCGTTACCGCTGGGATGAAGTGATGGCCTCAGCACCGCCAGGCCCCAAAGGCGCCTGCCTCTCCGGGCAGCCGCCgcagcacctcctccccagcGGCAGCAGGCCCGCTGATCCGCCCGGCACGGCCCGCTACCTCCTGCTGCCCGTGCTCTCCGCAAAAGCGCCTCCCGGGGCCCGGGATCATCTTGCAGAAGCGTTTCTTCCTCTGCACGAAGTAGGCACAGCGCCCGGGTCCCGGGGAgccgccgcgctgccccggcTGCTGCGCCGCCATCTTCCTCCCAGCATCCCCCGCCACCCTGCCTCGCCTCCATCTTGGGGCTCCACCTCCGCGGGAGCCGGCGGCAAACTCGAAGCGCAAGATGGCGGCGGAGCGGATGTTCAACCGGCCGGTGTGCGTGCAAGTGAGGTGCCAGGGCTGCGAGGAGAGGTGAGGGGCCGGTGTGCGTGCAAGTGAGGTGCCAGGGCTGCGAGGAGAGGTGAGGGGCCGGTGTGCGTGCAAGTGAGGTGCCAGGGCTGCGAGGAGAGGTGAGGGGCCGGTGTGCGTGCAAGTGAGGTGCCAGGGCTGCGAGGAGAGGTGAGGGGCCGGCCTGAGCGGTGCGGTGGGTTGTGGCTTGCTTTCCTCACGAAATGCGCGGAAGCTTTTTGCGTTGTTcagagagaagctgctgagcGACGGgactctttcctctcttttcttcttgtccCCTCACAGCTGCTGGGCGAGAGGCGAGGCTCTGCGCGTGGTGCGGGCAGTGAGCTAAGCAGTTGCTTGCGTTGTTCTtcctctggagctgctcagggGGACCCTCTCGTTTAGGGGGAAGGGGACTTGGTCGCAGCAAGGCTGGAGGTAGCTGGGATGGAGTGGCTGCTGTGTGTGCCTCGCCGGGGCGGAGCAGGCAGTGCTAGCGGAGAAAACATGCAGGGGCTTTACAGAAACGGTTTAGAGGACTCGGCCAAACGCCTCCCCCCTGCAGGCGACATGAGGGCTGTGATTTTTACCTCAGCCCCGGACGGGCGGGTCCGGCTGGCCAGGCCGGTGTTTGCGCGTCTCCCAGGCCGCAGCGGTTGCCCcgcgggcgggcccggccccgccgccttTCAGCTCCCTCCGTCCTGCCCCACGGCGTGGGCAGCCCACTCGGCCATCTCCATCTCCTTTGCGGTATTTTATGTGAAGCATCTATTCAGGATATGGTGAATTTCGGTAATGTAGGTCCTGTCTGGATTAGACAGCGTGTGCAGGTGTGGAGGCTACTCTGGTTTGCCTGTATTGGAAGGCACAGAAAGGATGTCTGTGGGTGCACTTCATAATGCAAGTAACTTCTCAGATTACTCAGCAAGAAGTAAATGAAAGGTAGCACTGTATAAATTATTATCAAGAGTTTCAGTAATCGTTCAGAAATTTCGGCAGTCTTTCCAAACAGTTCTGGTTTCTGgacaaagttttaaaacttctgcttgCCATTAACTGGTAGATaacaagcaacaaaaaccaaaacaaaacaacaaacaaacaaaaaaaacctctgatCTGACTGAGGAACTGTAAAGATATCTGAAATTATGGGGTGAAGTAGTCATCAATGGGAACTTTCTTAGTATTTctaagtttttgttttcagtatgtACTCTCATTCCTGTAGTGGGGCTACAAACACATTTGGAGAATGTTTCCTTGATTTGTTACTAAGTTTCGTCTTTTTGTACACAGGAGATTAAATGTTCGTGTGAATATTGAGCTACTGTCAATTTCTAATCCTGTTCATAAAAAGGTTTGTGGATTAGTTATATTTGTGTCATTCATTAGCTAttatttgattttcattttataagaGGACAAATaggcaaaggaaaagcaaaacataattttaattaaaaaaaaaataattatttcttgaGTTGGTTTTGaatgatgttttttttcaagccgTTTTAGCCCTCTCTTTTAGTTTGGCTGTTCATGGGTCTTAGTAAACTTGCAAATTAAGAGTGTTTGGAGATCCTCAGAGGGACCTGACCTAGGATATAAGGGTGGTCTCACTTCCAGTGCACACAACGCTTACTCAAGAAGGTAACACAGTGGCTGTCTTTCCAAAGTCCTCATCTTAACTAGCAAAAATGACAACTTCCCTGTAGATGTaacattttggttttccatTGATAAGCATGTTAGGCTTTGAATGTTTGGAATTCATCCAGTGGGGGTAGGaaggcagtgaaaaaaaattttctcagaaaaaatacCAATGAGATTTCTGCTGGaggttataaaatatttttttgttgtgtgtctAATTTGTCACTTAAACTGTACATCCACCTGCCCTGTTAAGATTGGTCATTAGTTGGTTATAGTGTTTAGTGAGCAGAGATTTGTTTGTAAAGGAATGCAGCATATTTTGCAAGATTCTGCTGACTGTAACAATAATAACATGAAGTGTGAGGAGGCAGTTCAGTTAGGAACTGTGTACCAAGGTGCAGCTTGTGTCAGCAGGAGCCTGGAAATCCAGTTGGGTACATCAGCAAGTGATCAGTCTAAAAACATAACTTCAAGTGCTTGGATCCATTAATGGGACATCAAACCAAGCAGCATTCTTATCCTTCCCTAGCTGGTTTGGGGTGGCACTAGTTCTAACATAAGCTAGCTGCAGTTTGTTTACCCATCTCCAACTGTTTTGTTAGTGTTGCTGTTATCTGAATTACTGATACTTGTTTCAGTTGGGAATATGTTCATGTGCTATGGTCACACTTTGGTTATGTTAGATGAGCTGTCAGGTTTCTagttcctttctttcctctgccaaGTAATTTATTATTCACACAGGTTTGAGCCTTATTCTAGAGAACAGGTGTCTAAAGTACCAGGTGTTTTGCATAACCCCAGCCTGGTAATGAAAGACTAAGGTTTACAGAGAAGGCAGCTTTTCCAAAACCCTGTGTAGATTTCCAacaaacaagttatttttaaaaactaagcaGCATAATGCTCCACCATCTCTTATGAGCTTACTGGACTTCAGCTGTATccattttatgtttgttttgcaaGGCTCTGtattcaaatatataaaaatctcCAGAAAGTGGCTTCTTAAACTTTTTGGAGCAGTGTGCTCTAACAAACCTTCAGCTGTGGGAATGATGTGTTTGTGATCCGCAGTGGACTACTAGTGCTACACCCTACTTAATGATGGggaaaaatagcaaataaattttttctgtaaagttATGAAGACACATTGAATCTTGAAACCTTTGCTGCTCGAAGTTGAAGGTTTttacttggtttgtttttgtgatagttttcctgttctttccaCTGTAATATTTGAAGTTGTGTTAAATCTTAATGTTTTCCACCTTCTGAATTAGTTGCCACAATTCTATCTTATTATTTTTGGTTAAACagtaaaaacattaaatactgtTTGCAATATTAGTATATAATATTTAAACAATCCTACATGGTGGTTTATAGTATTTTAAGTAATATGTAAATGTCTATCTTTTCAGGATTTAGCTGTTCGATTGACTGATGATActgatcctttttttctttataaccTTGTCATATCTGAGGAAGATTTTCAAAGGTAAATGAAATTAAGGCTTGTCGGTGAAACATTTCTAAATGGCAAAAaagaatgaataaatatttttagcttaGAGTGACCTCAGTATTTAGGTTTTGGCATTTTTCACTTGTGGGATTTTGTCCGTGTTTTGGTAGTATTGTCCTCTTTGACCAGTTGGTGAAACAGCCAAGTGCAGGAAAGTGATTGACTCAAGGTTATACAGATGAATGACAGAATCCTGCTGTGAAGTTCTTGGCATAGCTGCACTACCACAGCTTATATTAttgtttgctgcttctgtttattGGAACTACTTCTTATAGACAATTGTATACATGTGAGCTATTTCCAAGAAATCATTACAAGAGGAAAATCTGTTTGCATGGACATGGATTCAGACACCTGAGCCTTTGTTGTCTGAGTTTCTTGCATACTGATGATCCTATTTGGTCTCATTTAACTTGCTTGGAATTTGATAATCAAATCTGGGCATCAGGCATGAACATTTCAGctttatgctttcttttttggtgtgtgtgtgggggttgggtctttttgtttttcttttgtttgccggggtttttttgttgttttctttttaaagagagatGTGATTAGTGTGTGGATCAAAAGGCAATagtaaaatagcattttaaaccAGTATGTAGAAGTGCTTTGTTAAACAAGGTATGGCTTTGTTTGTACACTGTTGAATGTCTGTTTCTTGAGTTTACTGCCTCTGTGGTGAAGGTGCAcagttaaataaacaaataggCAGATAAAGTTTTGGTAATGGCTGAGTCTCCTGTCATTATCCTTTGCTTCTTCTTTGTGCCCCTGTCCAATAACTGTACCACGCTGTGCTGTAAGGAAGATGTCTACTCAAAGGAGCACATTTGTTGTGCCACAATCACTTCTTTATTCCTTAGTGCAACCCTTTTGCAAGAACTCTAGAAATCAAAAATATCCTCTGGTGATTAGTATCCAAAGCATGAtcacattttttctgtgttcaggaTTGAAGGGAGCACTAGTGAACTTTCATGATGTGGTCAGAATTAGTTCATTGTACTAgtgtaaacaaaatgttttatagGAAAGAAATTACACTTCTATACATTGttaatatgatttatttttttccattctgtttctATAGTTTAAAATCCCAGCAAGGTCTCTTGGTAgacttctctgctttcccacaAAAATTTATAGATCTGCTTCAGCAATGCATTCAGGAACAGAACAAAGATATCCCCAGGTAGGTAATAAGTGAGTGCCATATTAATCTGAGTGTACGTGTTGAGTTCTTGAAATACTTGTCAGCCACTGAGATTGGGAAGAGACAGGTAATTTTACCTTCCTCTGGATGTATCTGAGTATCTGTTGGTGTGTGTTACTGACAAAACCTGAAGTCTTGGGAGAACTGAGCAGTGGAATTGATGTCTGGTAATGgtccttttgttgttgttgtttgtttgtttgtttttgtttagcaTTTTGATGCTAGAGGGCTAGTCTGAATTCTGAATTTGATGGACCTTCACAGGAGAAGGCAAAATTAGGATGCATTCTgacaaggatttatttttcttttatttcagcatttggAAATTGAGGTGTGAGGAGACCTGAGGGCCGCTCTCCCCTCTAGCGGCCTTTTCGTGTgctattttcaaatatatactGTGGGCTATGATTTTTACTAAATCATAGGATGCCTAAAAGACAggattctgttttccttttgaatttgGTTACTAAGGCCTTACTTGGTTTTGGACTCGTAATTCTAAGATTGGTTTCTGAAAACtttacaaataaacaaactgaTTAGTTTTGTGCATTTCTTAAGATAAAGTGCAAGCATTTTAGTTTATATTTGTTTGTAGTATTAACTACAACACAGGGATTGAATTTCATAGTTATTTTTCAATCAAAAACTGGACAAGTTTTTATTGCACATATAAAAAGATACTTTATTTGAAGATAGCTTGTACGATCTACAGGTGGTctcaagaaaagaaatatgctaaacatttttttttattttttattttccctaggTTTTTGCTGCAGTTAGTTTCTTCAGCATCTGTTCTAGATCACACACCTGTGTCTTTAAATGTAGTGGAGACCAACCCTTTTAAACATCTTACCCATCTCTCTCTAAAATTCCTACCTGGAAATGATGCAGAAATCAAGAAGTTTTTAGCCAGCTGTTTGAAATGCCTTAAGGTAAAATGGAGGCTTGTTAAGAGTTGCAACTAGGCTTTGATGCTGTGTACttaagtggatttttttcagtcttaatACTTCAAAAGTATGTACTGAATTATAtgctctggtttgttttttattttaacacatATGTCATTGCATGTGAGTATTTGGGTGCATGTTATAAAACTAAATTGTTACTGTCACTCTAGCACTGCAAACATTACCTGTATATTGAGCCATGTGCTCTAATGTGAGTGGCAGAAAATGGGGCATTGCAGACAGGCCATGTGTAGCGTGCAGCTGTTGGTGTCCTGTGCTGATtgccagagcagctgcaaaaGTGAAATCCTCTCtgttctgcacctgggtttaGGAAAGCATGTGTGTAACTCTAAGGGTTTATGGACCTCAAAGGGCTAGTAGCTATAAATAGTCAAGTAAAATGCTCATGCTGATACAGTTGGTTGTACACTAGGTTTTATTTAATGAGAAGCTAATGGTCTGCTAGTATGactgctgttttcagtttcatAGCCTGGGATTTGTGTTTCTCCTGTGCTGTCATGTTTGTAGCCACCTCATAAGTGAATCTAATAACATTAATTTACAGTATTTAAGTTGACTTGTTGTTCATGCAAGCACCTTGTAAACAAGTCTTTATGCTAAGATAATGTTTCCTTGTATAAACTTGGTAAGAATTTAGTTCTGGGTTTTTACCTTTTGTGATAATGCCATTTCTTGaaaatttattaattatatCATATTCAATATTAGctttatttaacaaaattatttttccacaaaTATAATGGGTATGTGGTAGCTTTAGACAGGGTATGCTGGTAAGATAGAATTTGAATTTTGGGAGCTGAGGATTTTATGTCAATTTGTACATAGGAAGACAAAaagattttggaagaaaagcttAGAAAAACTGAGGAGGATCTTACCAGACAACTGAGCTACACTCAACAGGTaatgtaaatttttaattttcctgttctaAGTTGCACTTCTAACCCATAGAAAAATGTACCTTCTTTTGTGTACTGTTTGGTTAGCTACTGCCTGGCCAAGATAATTGACTTCAAGTGAATGAAAGTAAGTAGTCTGCTGTAGCTTTTCTTGAGAATGAGTAAAGCATGCAACTAAAGAATACAATTCATTTCTTACAGTAGCACAACAgaattttactttgtttcaAACAGAAGTCTCTCTGTATATGCATACACAAGTTATATACTAAATACATGGCAGTGTGAAGGTAAACATACTCTACGTATTCTATGAATGGTTGGAAATCCTTGTATTTGGAAAAACTGTGAAACCAccataaataaatcagaaattgTGTTACTCtactactttttaatttttgcagtcACCCCAGTAATGACTTGTTGTTTCAAGAGGATAATTGGGGTCAATAGAATTATCACAGTAAATTTTTActataatgaaacaaaaaagttcCATTAAAACTTCTGTGAAGCTTTTTTGAAATGGAGTACTTGTTTACCTCATCTTTGCAGTTTCAGTTGGAATTACCGGAATGTGTTTCCTAAATTGAAATGCAGAATTGCAAatcaaaaagaggaaaagatgctgctgaaaacttccccccacccccccactaGAGCACTTTGTGTTATAAGGGTGGGAAACACTACCAGGCTGTTTTTTCACTCTTAAATAGTggttgaaagaaaatacatttggcAATTAGGATTATTTATCCAGTGTCAGAAAGGTGCTTTTTAGATTCTCAGAGCCTTAGTTTCCTGTTTTCAGAATGAACAGGTGTTTTGGCATCTGGTGCTGAAATTTAGACTTCTTAATAATTCAGTGTCTTTTGTAAGAATATCAGAAACAGATAATTCAGTATTGACTGAATTCTTGCTTTGTCAAACTTTAACAGAGCTTGTCAGAGAAGAGCCGAGAACTAGACAAACTGAAAAACGAGTGGACGTCAGTCACTACAGCtataacaaacaaacatacacaGGAGCTgacaaatgaaaaggaaagagcTCTGCAGGTATGGCAAGAGAAAAGAATTAACAATACTCATGGATCTGAATAGTTTCTAGGCttaattttcagattaattgAATAACTTTAGTTTCTTTGCTTCTCATAGGCACAAGCTCAGTACCAACAACAGCAcgaacaacagaaaaaggaattggAAAATTTGCATCAGAAAAGTATTCAACAGTTGCAGAACAGGCTCTCAGAACTagagatcatcaat of the Apus apus isolate bApuApu2 chromosome 7, bApuApu2.pri.cur, whole genome shotgun sequence genome contains:
- the TRMT13 gene encoding tRNA:m(4)X modification enzyme TRM13 homolog isoform X1, whose amino-acid sequence is MAAQQPGQRGGSPGPGRCAYFVQRKKRFCKMIPGPGRRFCGEHGQQEEENDRKRIPCPLDPKHTVYEDQLQKHLKKCNSREKPKPVYFVQDINAGLKDVAEIPEKQVPISSLSKEELENLILKLKKASTGLELCLKEQILSHHAVQEALNDPKNGESAFKHLKQQASILGNMEKLHLLGPGRCFVEFGAGRGKLSHWVDAALQNTENIQFLLVERATTRFKVDGKHKRKDSVFERLQVDIQHLCLNKVPVLEKKNLPVVGFGKHLCGAATDLALRCLVESYTTCCDGENEEPAPKRSRNDKTEVASNNSSDNESNREDCKPVAGIVIALCCHHKCDWTHYVGREFFKSVGLGPVEFNYFQRMSSWATCGMRETTSKASASQESEDQTNDIEDHEQTLSKTESGSDTLQGVLTVEERKEIGCLCKLLIDHGRIEYLQQRGYKAALQYYTESAVSLENVLLTAVPSPSLIPESATRQETDLELAGKSL